In one Cellulomonas sp. JZ18 genomic region, the following are encoded:
- a CDS encoding metallophosphoesterase, translated as MDDPRTPAPQAEAPAAPTPWWRRPLRLRWPRASTLVLAVLAVVASVVFGVTTASVQASLGPHLARYDVTTDATVTIDLGPLGTLQIDSPLPLTLGARATVQEIPAQFTEVDEATTLQALGDDLTSYLQFFAGPEAAVRDVVVALVADAAARSLLALVVLVVVWWTGRLLLGAARRAELAARLGPYRRPAVAAGLAVVTGATVLTSSVAPPDRPSVRTVASAVFEGTPLAGARVTGRLGGVIDTYGGYAVDAWRRNEEFYATADEALAVAWADRQEQDARAAEDAAPTPGASPDDPAADPAADPTAGGATDPAADPVADPVADAGAGAAGQDAPQEGATDGAGVPGATATATATAAGARPSDAATQDEVEPVVLLVVSDLHCNVGMAPLVGTLARLADVDAVLDAGDTTMNGTSVEQYCVTSFARAVPAGVPLVTSPGNHDSADTSRRYARAGATVLDGSVVDVAGVRVLGDRDVNETRVGGGTTSAVDETPGEASRRLAEVACDARDVDLLLIHTPTVGDDALEDGCVPAQVSGHYHRRVGPEQVGRGVRFISSSTAGATLGEPTVGPLRGAAEMTLLRFDPRERRFLDVQVVQVSPDATVRVLDRQPWPEPAPEPGSGDDPEREDGPEQEDGAQDGLDQEGGSQAVDPAGGDPGTATGTGTGGSAGTG; from the coding sequence ATGGACGACCCGCGGACCCCAGCACCGCAGGCCGAGGCACCCGCGGCCCCGACGCCCTGGTGGCGGCGGCCCCTGCGCCTCCGGTGGCCGCGCGCGTCGACGCTGGTGCTCGCGGTGCTCGCCGTCGTGGCGTCCGTCGTGTTCGGGGTCACGACCGCGTCCGTGCAGGCGTCCCTCGGGCCCCACCTGGCCCGCTACGACGTCACGACGGACGCGACGGTCACGATCGACCTCGGCCCGCTCGGCACGCTGCAGATCGACTCGCCGCTGCCGCTCACGCTCGGCGCACGCGCCACCGTGCAGGAGATCCCCGCCCAGTTCACGGAGGTGGACGAGGCGACGACGCTGCAGGCGCTCGGGGACGACCTGACGTCGTACCTGCAGTTCTTCGCCGGACCGGAGGCGGCGGTGCGCGACGTCGTGGTCGCGCTCGTCGCCGACGCCGCAGCCCGGTCCCTCCTCGCGCTCGTCGTCCTCGTCGTGGTGTGGTGGACCGGCCGCCTGCTCCTGGGCGCCGCCCGGCGTGCCGAGCTCGCGGCCCGGCTGGGCCCGTACCGGCGCCCCGCCGTCGCGGCGGGTCTCGCGGTCGTCACCGGGGCGACGGTCCTGACGTCGAGCGTCGCACCGCCCGACCGGCCGTCCGTGCGCACGGTGGCCTCCGCGGTCTTCGAGGGGACACCGCTCGCGGGTGCGCGCGTGACCGGACGTCTCGGCGGCGTGATCGACACGTACGGCGGGTACGCGGTCGACGCGTGGCGCCGCAACGAGGAGTTCTACGCCACCGCGGACGAGGCGCTCGCGGTCGCGTGGGCGGACCGGCAGGAGCAGGACGCCCGTGCGGCCGAGGACGCGGCACCGACGCCCGGTGCGTCGCCCGACGACCCCGCGGCCGACCCCGCCGCCGACCCCACGGCGGGCGGCGCTACCGACCCTGCCGCCGACCCCGTGGCCGACCCCGTGGCCGACGCCGGTGCCGGCGCCGCGGGGCAGGACGCCCCGCAGGAGGGAGCGACCGACGGCGCGGGGGTCCCGGGCGCGACGGCGACCGCCACCGCCACGGCGGCCGGAGCCCGCCCCTCGGACGCCGCGACGCAGGACGAGGTCGAGCCGGTGGTGCTGCTGGTGGTCTCGGACCTGCACTGCAACGTGGGCATGGCGCCGCTGGTCGGCACCCTGGCGCGCCTCGCGGACGTGGACGCGGTGCTCGACGCCGGCGACACGACGATGAACGGCACGTCGGTCGAGCAGTACTGCGTGACGTCCTTCGCGCGGGCCGTGCCCGCGGGCGTGCCGCTCGTGACGTCGCCGGGCAACCACGACTCGGCCGACACCTCGCGCCGGTACGCGCGCGCCGGGGCGACGGTCCTCGACGGCTCCGTCGTCGACGTGGCGGGGGTGCGGGTGCTGGGCGACCGCGACGTGAACGAGACCCGGGTGGGCGGCGGTACGACGTCCGCCGTGGACGAGACGCCCGGCGAGGCGTCACGTCGGCTCGCGGAGGTCGCCTGCGACGCCCGGGACGTCGACCTGCTGCTCATCCACACGCCGACCGTGGGGGACGACGCCCTCGAGGACGGGTGCGTGCCGGCGCAGGTCTCGGGGCACTACCACCGGCGCGTGGGCCCGGAGCAGGTCGGCCGGGGCGTGCGCTTCATCAGCTCGAGCACGGCGGGTGCGACGCTCGGCGAGCCGACCGTCGGGCCGCTGCGCGGTGCCGCGGAGATGACGCTCCTGCGGTTCGACCCGCGCGAGCGGCGCTTCCTCGACGTGCAGGTGGTGCAGGTGTCGCCGGACGCGACCGTCCGTGTCCTCGACCGCCAGCCGTGGCCCGAGCCGGCGCCCGAGCCCGGGTCGGGCGACGACCCCGAGCGGGAGGACGGGCCCGAGCAGGAGGACGGGGCGCAGGACGGGCTCGACCAGGAGGGCGGGTCGCAGGCGGTGGACCCCGCCGGCGGCGACCCGGGCACGGCGACGGGCACCGGTACGGGGGGCTCCGCCGGCACCGGGTGA
- a CDS encoding D-alanyl-D-alanine carboxypeptidase family protein yields the protein MRLPSVVVLTVPLVAALLVASGAPAVAAPGEDVLRAGETLAAGEGLRAPGGAHTLVLAADGSLGLHGLGGEVRWSSGRGVPGSTLRTSEAGDVEVVAPDGTVVWRAGASAPGGTLRLRDDGALVLEDAAGAVAWESGTAQQPATRSGPVRLEAGDVLSSPDGLHNLFVLPDVGVQLMGPDGTVRWTPGTDGAAVDGRPATDGAAAADGPRGTDGADPAPSGPAAPAVALELRRDGNLVAVDEDGRWLWRSRTAGQGGTTLSLQDDGNLVLLDAGGAPVWSSRTPIGPSELGPGGELRAGASLGSPSGHLRVEVLRGALVVSYDGEPVWTSGTTTGTAVRLQPDGDLVLVDAAGAAVWSTATAGRAGARLVLEEAAAVLLGPVGEVLWQVAVPAEAVASEAQPADCDLVDGPVAQADTVVTRTGFRVHPCLAESVDALVEAARADGVELRGGGWRSPEQQVALRRAHCGPTDWHVYEAPASSCSPSTARPGSSRHERGLAIDFTSGGRTLGTGSAAYAWLTEHAEDYGLRNLPGEPWHWSVDGR from the coding sequence GTGCGCCTGCCGTCCGTCGTCGTGCTGACCGTGCCGCTCGTCGCGGCGCTGCTGGTCGCGTCCGGGGCGCCCGCCGTCGCCGCGCCCGGCGAGGACGTGCTGCGCGCGGGGGAGACGCTCGCCGCGGGCGAGGGCCTGCGCGCGCCGGGTGGTGCGCACACCCTCGTGCTCGCGGCCGACGGCTCGCTGGGGCTGCACGGCCTGGGCGGCGAGGTCCGCTGGTCGTCGGGGCGCGGCGTGCCCGGCTCGACGCTGCGCACGAGCGAGGCCGGTGACGTCGAGGTGGTGGCACCCGACGGGACGGTCGTGTGGCGGGCGGGCGCGAGCGCGCCGGGCGGCACGCTGCGGCTGCGCGACGACGGCGCCCTCGTGCTCGAGGACGCCGCGGGTGCCGTCGCGTGGGAGAGCGGCACGGCGCAGCAGCCGGCCACCCGCTCCGGCCCCGTGCGCCTGGAGGCGGGCGACGTCCTGTCCTCGCCCGACGGCCTGCACAACCTCTTCGTCCTGCCCGACGTCGGCGTGCAGCTCATGGGTCCCGACGGCACCGTCCGCTGGACGCCCGGCACGGACGGCGCTGCCGTGGACGGGCGCCCGGCCACCGACGGCGCGGCGGCCGCGGACGGCCCGCGCGGCACGGACGGCGCCGACCCGGCGCCCTCGGGTCCGGCGGCCCCGGCGGTCGCCCTCGAGCTGCGGCGCGACGGCAACCTCGTCGCGGTCGACGAGGACGGCCGGTGGCTGTGGCGCAGCCGCACCGCGGGCCAGGGCGGGACGACCCTCTCGCTGCAGGACGACGGGAACCTCGTGCTGCTCGACGCCGGCGGTGCGCCGGTGTGGTCGTCGCGGACGCCGATCGGTCCCTCGGAGCTGGGACCGGGCGGCGAGCTGCGCGCCGGCGCGTCGCTGGGGTCGCCGTCCGGCCACCTGCGGGTCGAGGTGCTCCGGGGCGCCCTCGTCGTGTCGTACGACGGCGAGCCGGTCTGGACGTCCGGGACGACGACGGGAACGGCCGTGCGCCTGCAGCCGGACGGCGACCTCGTGCTCGTCGACGCGGCGGGCGCTGCGGTCTGGAGCACCGCGACCGCCGGCCGTGCCGGTGCGCGGCTGGTGCTCGAGGAGGCCGCCGCGGTGCTGCTGGGGCCGGTCGGCGAGGTGCTGTGGCAGGTGGCGGTGCCGGCCGAGGCCGTCGCGAGCGAGGCGCAGCCGGCCGACTGCGACCTCGTCGACGGGCCGGTCGCGCAGGCGGACACCGTGGTGACGCGCACCGGGTTCCGGGTGCACCCATGCCTCGCGGAGTCCGTCGACGCGCTCGTCGAGGCGGCACGCGCGGACGGCGTCGAGCTGCGGGGCGGCGGCTGGCGCAGCCCCGAGCAGCAGGTGGCGCTGCGGCGGGCGCACTGCGGGCCCACGGACTGGCACGTGTACGAGGCGCCCGCCTCGTCCTGCTCGCCGAGCACCGCCCGGCCGGGCTCGTCCCGGCACGAGCGGGGCCTGGCGATCGACTTCACGTCGGGCGGGCGGACCCTGGGCACCGGCTCCGCGGCCTACGCGTGGCTCACGGAGCACGCGGAGGACTACGGGCTGCGCAACCTGCCCGGCGAGCCGTGGCACTGGAGCGTCGACGGACGCTGA
- a CDS encoding metal-dependent transcriptional regulator, whose translation MTPESPAPLTAVGQDYLKVIWGAQEWSDAPVTTKLLAGRLGVGPSTVSETVRRLADAGLVTHRPYGAVELTEVGRAHAVAMVRRHRLLETYLVEKLGYAWDEVHDEAEVLEHAVSDRFVERVAELLGHPDRDPHGDPIPGPDGSVHLPDARVMWEVEPGDYVVARISDADPELLRYLDDVGLVLDAHVRLEERRAVTGVVSVEIGADATGSARVELGEVAASAIWLAEPLPA comes from the coding sequence GTGACACCGGAGAGCCCTGCCCCGCTGACGGCCGTCGGCCAGGACTACCTCAAGGTGATCTGGGGTGCGCAGGAGTGGTCCGACGCCCCCGTGACGACCAAGCTCCTCGCCGGCCGGCTCGGCGTGGGCCCGTCCACCGTGTCGGAGACCGTGCGCCGCCTCGCCGACGCGGGCCTCGTGACGCACCGCCCGTACGGCGCCGTCGAGCTCACGGAGGTCGGCCGCGCGCACGCCGTGGCGATGGTCCGCCGGCACCGCCTGCTCGAGACGTACCTCGTCGAGAAGCTCGGCTACGCCTGGGACGAGGTCCACGACGAGGCGGAGGTGCTCGAGCACGCGGTGAGCGACCGGTTCGTCGAGCGCGTCGCCGAGCTGCTGGGTCATCCCGACCGCGACCCGCACGGCGACCCGATCCCGGGCCCCGACGGGTCGGTGCACCTGCCGGACGCACGGGTCATGTGGGAGGTCGAGCCGGGCGACTACGTGGTGGCGCGGATCTCCGACGCGGACCCCGAGCTGCTGCGCTACCTCGACGACGTCGGCCTCGTCCTGGACGCACACGTGCGGCTCGAGGAACGGCGGGCCGTCACGGGCGTGGTCAGCGTGGAGATCGGTGCCGACGCGACGGGCTCGGCGCGGGTGGAGCTGGGCGAGGTCGCCGCCAGCGCGATCTGGCTCGCGGAGCCCCTGCCGGCGTAG
- a CDS encoding DegV family protein has translation MTDSTAALPPALAAAAGLTVVPLDVTIDGVRHVEGVDVTPAQLLHALERGARVTTSQPPPSAFAAAYERAAAAGAREIVSVHLSGEMSGTVRSARTAATVSPVPVRVVDSGTVALGLGFAALAAARCAATPVAPAAVDPERQRRRRPAPTLGRRRVLPPAWPDVDRVAEVAAATAASTRTWFLVESLEHLRRGGRLSAPAAALGTVLGLRPLLAVQDGRVVVADKVRTRRAARERLEQVAAAEVGARGAVRLGVHHAGDPAAAEALAQRLTGHAETVEAVVADAGAVLGAHAGPGLLAVVVADA, from the coding sequence GTGACGGACTCGACGGCGGCCCTGCCGCCCGCCCTCGCGGCGGCGGCGGGGCTGACCGTCGTGCCGCTCGACGTCACGATCGACGGGGTGCGCCACGTCGAGGGCGTGGACGTGACGCCCGCGCAGCTGCTGCACGCGCTCGAGCGGGGCGCGCGCGTCACGACGTCCCAGCCCCCGCCCTCGGCGTTCGCGGCGGCGTACGAGCGCGCCGCCGCCGCCGGCGCGCGGGAGATCGTCTCCGTGCACCTGTCCGGCGAGATGTCGGGCACCGTGCGCTCGGCGCGCACGGCGGCGACCGTGAGCCCGGTGCCGGTGCGCGTCGTGGACTCGGGGACCGTCGCGCTGGGCCTCGGGTTCGCCGCCCTCGCGGCCGCACGGTGCGCGGCGACGCCCGTCGCACCCGCCGCGGTGGATCCCGAGCGGCAGCGCCGCCGGCGGCCGGCACCGACCCTCGGGCGCCGTCGGGTGCTGCCACCCGCGTGGCCGGACGTGGACCGTGTCGCGGAGGTCGCCGCGGCCACCGCGGCGAGCACCCGGACGTGGTTCCTCGTGGAGTCGCTCGAGCACCTGCGACGCGGTGGCCGGCTCAGCGCGCCGGCGGCGGCGCTCGGCACCGTGCTCGGGCTGCGTCCGCTGCTGGCCGTGCAGGACGGCCGCGTCGTCGTGGCCGACAAGGTGCGCACGCGGCGCGCGGCGCGGGAGCGCCTCGAGCAGGTCGCCGCGGCCGAGGTCGGGGCACGGGGGGCGGTGCGCCTCGGCGTCCACCACGCGGGTGACCCCGCGGCGGCCGAGGCCCTGGCCCAGCGGCTCACGGGGCACGCCGAGACGGTCGAGGCCGTCGTCGCGGACGCGGGGGCGGTGCTCGGCGCGCACGCCGGACCGGGGCTGCTCGCGGTCGTCGTCGCCGACGCCTGA
- a CDS encoding helix-hairpin-helix domain-containing protein, whose translation MRALADVAAGAAAAGERDARGYDEREGEGHRDRRRDRDRDRDRDPVRFRWAVTPRAAAVAGLAVALLAGGVALRASTAPRTDAVEVLRPTASSTSPDAVGTPTAPAAPGAGTAVVHVVGAVGAPGLVTLPADARVADAVAAAGGGTDGADLAALNLARVVVDGEQLHVPRQGEAPAPAGAEGVAPPAAPSADARVDLNTADAAALDALPGVGPVLAQRILERRARGPFTSVDELDDVSGIGPAVLERLRPLVRV comes from the coding sequence GTGCGTGCGCTCGCGGACGTCGCGGCGGGCGCGGCGGCGGCGGGCGAGCGTGACGCACGCGGGTACGACGAGCGGGAGGGCGAGGGTCACCGCGACCGTCGTCGCGACCGCGACCGCGACCGCGACCGCGACCCCGTCCGGTTCCGGTGGGCCGTCACCCCCCGCGCCGCCGCGGTCGCGGGCCTCGCGGTGGCGCTGCTGGCCGGTGGCGTGGCGCTGCGTGCGTCGACCGCGCCACGGACCGATGCCGTCGAGGTGCTGCGACCGACGGCGTCGTCGACGAGCCCGGACGCGGTCGGCACTCCCACGGCACCGGCGGCACCGGGTGCCGGCACGGCCGTCGTGCACGTGGTCGGGGCGGTCGGCGCGCCGGGTCTCGTCACGCTGCCCGCGGACGCCCGCGTCGCGGACGCGGTGGCGGCCGCCGGCGGCGGCACCGACGGCGCGGACCTCGCGGCGCTGAACCTGGCGCGCGTCGTCGTGGACGGCGAACAGCTGCACGTGCCGCGCCAGGGCGAGGCACCCGCGCCAGCCGGCGCCGAGGGCGTCGCGCCGCCGGCAGCACCGTCTGCCGACGCCCGCGTCGACCTCAACACGGCGGACGCCGCGGCGCTCGACGCGCTGCCCGGCGTCGGGCCGGTGCTCGCCCAGCGGATCCTCGAGCGGCGTGCCCGGGGACCGTTCACCTCGGTGGACGAGCTCGACGACGTGAGCGGCATCGGGCCCGCCGTGCTCGAGCGGCTGCGTCCCCTGGTGCGGGTGTGA
- a CDS encoding ComEC/Rec2 family competence protein, protein MPGRRRQAAADPAPPDAPRTDLRLLPSALAAWAAAAWVVLAPGPATVAVGAVAVPLAVALLLGPRRARRARTTPAVLLATAVAASVLVAGGLQEAASRPAGLVAAARAGTAVEVVGRVAEPPRVRSGGAGPTRTHVPVVAAEVREAATGRLIAADVPLVLLVEAEPDHAGPAGGDLPPLGTRLVAQGRARPGQPGDRAAATVALVRPPTVSSRPGPWSAWSAAARGRATALAAALPGDAGALLPGVTVGDTATVPDDLAQAMRAAGLSHLTAVSGAHFALVGALVLGVAGAVRAPVPVRALLVAGAGAALVLVVGPAPSVVRAAAMGAVGLLALLAGRRSVGPAALCTAVVVLLVHDPWLALAPGFALSVAATAGLVAVGPRLVARWSPWCRRTGAAALAAPVAAQLGCLPVVLALWPTLGVWSVPANLVAAPVVAPATVLGLAAVLVAPWWPAGRRGSRRWRGPPAGGSVRSRAPARRCRRRRCPGCRVPWVWWPRC, encoded by the coding sequence GTGCCGGGCAGGCGCCGGCAGGCCGCCGCGGACCCGGCCCCGCCGGACGCTCCGCGCACCGACCTGCGGCTGCTGCCGTCGGCCCTCGCCGCGTGGGCCGCGGCCGCGTGGGTCGTGCTCGCTCCGGGCCCCGCCACGGTCGCCGTCGGCGCCGTCGCCGTACCGCTCGCCGTGGCGCTGCTCCTCGGGCCGCGCCGCGCACGCCGGGCGCGGACCACGCCCGCGGTCCTGCTCGCCACCGCCGTGGCCGCGTCCGTCCTCGTCGCCGGCGGCCTGCAGGAGGCCGCGTCCCGGCCCGCCGGGCTGGTGGCCGCGGCACGGGCGGGGACCGCGGTCGAGGTCGTCGGACGGGTGGCGGAACCGCCGCGGGTCCGCAGCGGGGGAGCGGGGCCGACGCGCACGCACGTCCCGGTCGTCGCGGCGGAGGTGCGCGAGGCGGCGACGGGCCGTCTGATCGCCGCGGACGTGCCTCTCGTGCTGCTCGTGGAGGCAGAGCCGGACCACGCCGGGCCGGCGGGCGGCGACCTCCCGCCGCTCGGCACGCGGCTGGTCGCGCAGGGCCGCGCGCGGCCGGGGCAGCCCGGCGACCGGGCGGCCGCCACCGTCGCGCTCGTGCGGCCGCCGACCGTCTCGAGCCGACCCGGCCCGTGGTCCGCCTGGTCGGCCGCGGCGCGAGGCCGTGCGACGGCGCTCGCCGCCGCGCTGCCCGGCGACGCCGGTGCCCTGCTGCCGGGGGTGACCGTGGGCGACACGGCCACGGTGCCCGACGACCTGGCGCAGGCGATGCGTGCGGCCGGCCTCAGCCACCTGACCGCCGTGTCCGGCGCGCACTTCGCGCTCGTCGGAGCGCTCGTGCTCGGCGTGGCGGGCGCGGTCCGCGCGCCCGTGCCCGTCCGCGCGCTGCTCGTCGCCGGTGCCGGCGCGGCGCTCGTGCTCGTGGTGGGCCCCGCCCCGAGCGTCGTGCGCGCCGCGGCCATGGGTGCCGTCGGGCTGCTGGCCCTGCTCGCCGGCCGCCGGTCCGTCGGGCCCGCGGCGCTGTGCACGGCGGTCGTGGTCCTGCTGGTGCACGACCCCTGGCTCGCCCTCGCCCCGGGCTTCGCGCTCTCCGTGGCGGCCACCGCGGGCCTGGTCGCCGTGGGCCCGCGTCTGGTGGCCCGGTGGTCACCCTGGTGCAGGCGGACCGGTGCCGCGGCCCTGGCCGCACCCGTCGCCGCACAGCTCGGCTGCCTGCCGGTGGTCCTCGCGCTGTGGCCGACGCTCGGGGTCTGGTCGGTGCCCGCGAACCTCGTCGCGGCGCCCGTGGTCGCGCCCGCGACGGTGCTCGGTCTGGCGGCTGTGCTCGTCGCGCCCTGGTGGCCCGCGGGGCGGAGGGGCTCGCGGCGGTGGCGGGGGCCGCCTGCTGGTGGATCGGTACGGTCGCGCGCACCGGCGCGGCGCTGCCGGCGGCGACGGTGCCCTGGCTGCCGGGTCCCCTGGGTGTGGTGGCCGCGGTGCTGA
- the holA gene encoding DNA polymerase III subunit delta, translated as MVLVSGPEELLAERAAERVVARVRERDPDVEVARVDAAQYTAGELAVLTSPSLFAEGKVVLVEGVERAGDALLLDAEAYLAAPVPDVVVVLRHAGGQRGKRLLDAARAASVPTVTCETVKSDADKAAFVQDELARAGRRADARGVRALVDAVGSDLRELAAACAQLVADTTGLIGEEAVQRYHGGRVEATGFQVADAAVAGDAGRAVALLRHALATGLDPVPVVAALAARLRTLAKVGAVRGRGAAAARELGMAPWQVDRAAADLRRWTPEGLATAISAVAQADAEVKGEGRDARFAVERAVLRVAAAVER; from the coding sequence GTGGTGCTCGTCTCCGGACCCGAGGAGCTCCTCGCGGAGCGTGCCGCCGAGCGCGTCGTGGCACGCGTGCGGGAACGTGACCCGGACGTCGAGGTCGCGCGCGTGGACGCCGCGCAGTACACGGCGGGGGAGCTGGCCGTCCTGACGAGCCCGTCGCTGTTCGCGGAGGGCAAGGTCGTCCTCGTCGAGGGCGTCGAGCGGGCCGGCGACGCGCTGCTGCTCGACGCGGAGGCGTACCTGGCCGCACCCGTGCCGGACGTCGTCGTCGTCCTGCGCCACGCGGGCGGCCAGCGCGGCAAGCGGCTGCTCGACGCGGCACGCGCCGCGTCCGTGCCGACCGTCACCTGCGAGACCGTGAAGTCGGACGCCGACAAGGCTGCCTTCGTGCAGGACGAGCTCGCGCGAGCTGGCCGTCGCGCCGACGCCCGAGGTGTGCGCGCGCTGGTCGACGCCGTGGGCTCGGACCTGCGCGAGCTCGCGGCCGCGTGCGCGCAGCTGGTCGCCGACACCACGGGCCTGATCGGCGAGGAAGCGGTGCAGCGGTACCACGGCGGCCGGGTCGAGGCGACCGGCTTCCAGGTCGCCGACGCGGCGGTCGCCGGTGACGCCGGCCGAGCGGTCGCGCTCCTGAGGCACGCGCTGGCGACCGGGCTCGACCCGGTCCCGGTCGTGGCCGCCCTCGCGGCGCGGCTGCGCACCCTGGCGAAGGTGGGAGCCGTGCGGGGGCGCGGTGCGGCGGCGGCCCGGGAGCTCGGGATGGCGCCCTGGCAGGTCGACCGCGCGGCGGCCGACCTGCGGCGGTGGACGCCCGAGGGGCTGGCCACCGCGATCTCCGCGGTCGCGCAGGCGGACGCCGAGGTGAAGGGCGAGGGGCGGGACGCCCGGTTCGCCGTGGAGCGTGCCGTGCTGCGCGTCGCGGCGGCCGTCGAGCGCTGA
- a CDS encoding EAL domain-containing protein gives MTPDAGESALAQLGAAVDAAIPRELRRAWEEHVARRPVLVARQGIYTAHGRPFGYQFSYRAPGHHADVARGWGRRDHERATEHVLRATFGRADLESVAHGRLLFVRCPRAHLVGELELPARPDRLVIEVSSATEVDGQVLAGIRRLRERGFRVALPSFVDRPDQRRLLPLADVVKIDVRDLDVEGHPVVGVARSFGALLVAEYVETQETLRHARDLGLTLFQGNLIERAGVLDRAGARLVGR, from the coding sequence ATGACACCCGATGCCGGCGAGTCCGCGCTCGCGCAGCTGGGGGCTGCGGTCGACGCGGCGATCCCCCGCGAGCTGCGGCGCGCGTGGGAGGAGCACGTGGCGCGCCGTCCCGTGCTCGTCGCCCGGCAGGGGATCTACACCGCACACGGCCGCCCGTTCGGCTACCAGTTCTCCTACCGCGCGCCCGGCCACCACGCCGACGTCGCACGCGGCTGGGGCCGGCGCGACCACGAGCGCGCGACCGAGCACGTGCTGCGGGCGACCTTCGGCCGGGCCGACCTGGAGAGCGTCGCGCACGGGCGTCTGCTGTTCGTGCGCTGCCCCCGGGCGCACCTCGTGGGCGAGCTCGAGCTGCCGGCGCGGCCGGACCGGCTCGTGATCGAGGTCAGCAGCGCCACGGAGGTCGACGGCCAGGTGCTCGCCGGGATCCGCCGCCTGCGGGAGCGCGGGTTCCGCGTGGCCCTGCCGTCCTTCGTGGACCGGCCCGACCAGCGGCGGCTGCTCCCCCTCGCGGACGTGGTGAAGATCGACGTGCGCGACCTCGACGTCGAGGGGCACCCCGTCGTGGGTGTCGCCCGCTCGTTCGGCGCCCTGCTCGTCGCCGAGTACGTCGAGACCCAGGAGACGCTGCGGCACGCGCGGGACCTCGGGCTGACCCTCTTCCAGGGCAACCTCATCGAGCGGGCGGGCGTCCTCGACCGCGCCGGGGCGCGGCTCGTCGGACGGTGA
- a CDS encoding helix-turn-helix domain-containing protein → MSTIGDRVREARLAAGLSQTALAGNAFSPSYISLIEAGHREPTDAALTVLAERLGTTLEFLKHGDDGPNEARTRLELDYARLDLASGDPAGAVHRIKSLDLAVVTPTLRSEALTTLARAHEMSGELEAAITILEPLLAETQGRNDQLRAAVLTTALVGCYLEAGDLHRAVEVGERTLSDLDQADLVGTDEHLRLASTVLWAYVERGDLMYATHRAAELVRLAESLGTPRGRGSVYWNAALVAEQRRDYELAQRYTERALALLSEGEPDRDLPRLRVNYAWLLLRSEPADPRAALEQIDQAEPGLSAVGSTLDVARLQVERSRAHLLLGTRRPRRPTPALRSPRSGTPRASRPRPPTSRWGTSSTPAATRTVPPRRTGGARTCSG, encoded by the coding sequence ATGTCGACCATCGGTGACCGCGTGCGCGAGGCACGCCTGGCGGCCGGGCTGTCCCAGACGGCCCTCGCCGGGAACGCGTTCTCGCCCAGCTACATCTCCCTCATCGAGGCCGGGCACCGGGAGCCCACGGACGCGGCACTGACCGTCCTGGCCGAACGGCTCGGCACCACCCTCGAGTTCCTCAAGCACGGCGACGACGGGCCCAACGAGGCGCGTACCCGCCTCGAGCTGGACTACGCGCGTCTCGACCTCGCGAGCGGCGACCCGGCCGGCGCGGTCCACCGCATCAAGTCCCTCGACCTGGCGGTCGTCACGCCGACCCTGCGCTCCGAGGCGCTGACCACGCTCGCGCGTGCGCACGAGATGAGCGGCGAGCTCGAGGCGGCCATCACGATCCTCGAGCCGCTGCTCGCCGAGACCCAGGGGCGCAACGACCAGCTGCGCGCGGCCGTGCTGACGACCGCGCTCGTGGGCTGCTACCTGGAGGCGGGCGACCTGCACCGCGCGGTCGAGGTGGGCGAGCGCACGCTGTCCGACCTCGACCAGGCGGACCTCGTCGGCACCGACGAGCACCTGCGCCTGGCGTCCACGGTCCTGTGGGCGTACGTCGAGCGCGGGGACCTGATGTACGCGACGCACCGTGCCGCCGAGCTCGTGCGTCTCGCGGAGTCCCTCGGCACGCCGCGCGGGCGCGGGTCGGTGTACTGGAACGCGGCACTCGTGGCCGAGCAGCGCCGCGACTACGAGCTGGCGCAGCGCTACACGGAACGGGCCCTGGCGCTGCTCTCGGAGGGGGAGCCGGACCGCGACCTGCCGCGCCTGCGTGTGAACTACGCGTGGCTCCTGCTGCGCTCGGAGCCGGCCGACCCGCGTGCGGCGCTCGAGCAGATCGACCAGGCCGAGCCGGGCCTGTCGGCGGTGGGCTCGACCCTCGACGTCGCACGCCTGCAGGTCGAGCGCTCGCGCGCGCACCTGCTGCTCGGGACCCGGAGGCCGCGGAGGCCGACGCCCGCGCTGCGCTCGCCGCGCTCGGGGACGCCCCGCGCCTCGAGGCCGCGACCGCCCACCTCGCGCTGGGGGACGTCCTCGACGCCCGCGGCGACCAGGACGGTGCCGCCGCGGCGTACCGGTGGGGCGCGGACATGCTCGGGATGA
- a CDS encoding tetratricopeptide repeat protein, translated as MAATRHSAGVWRELGDRYLRRGDVDEAARAYDRALREAGFQPSLPTGIPHQTWSLG; from the coding sequence ATGGCGGCGACCCGCCACTCCGCGGGCGTGTGGCGTGAGCTCGGGGACCGCTACCTGCGACGCGGGGACGTGGACGAGGCGGCGCGCGCGTACGACCGGGCGCTGCGGGAGGCGGGCTTCCAGCCGTCGCTCCCGACGGGGATCCCGCACCAGACCTGGTCGCTGGGCTGA